One segment of Aquimarina sp. BL5 DNA contains the following:
- the gyrA gene encoding DNA gyrase subunit A, which translates to MAEGEKLIPINIEDEMKSAYIDYSMSVIVSRALPDVRDGLKPVHRRVLYGMYELGVKAGSAHKKSARIVGEVLGKYHPHGDTSVYDTMVRMAQEWSLRYMLVDGQGNFGSVDGDSPAAMRYTEARMRKISEDMLADIDKDTVDHTFNFDDTLKEPTVLPSRVPGLLINGASGIAVGMATNMPPHNLTEVVDGTIAYIENNDIEIDELIQHIKAPDFPTGGIIYGYDGVREAFKTGRGRIVMRAKASFEEVNGRECIIVSEIPYQVNKADMIKKTADLVNDKKIDGISTIRDESDRKGMRIVYILKRDAIPNIVLNLLYKYTALQSSFSVNNIALVNGRPQLLNVKEMIHHFVEHRHEVVVRRTRYELRKAEERAHILEGLIIASDNIDEVIKLIRASSNADEARQKLIDRFKLSEIQAKAIVEMRLRQLTGLEQDKLRAEYDELMKTIEDLKDILEKKERRMDIIKEELIEVKDKYGDDRRSQIEYAGGDLSIEDMIPNEKVVITISHAGYIKRTSLTEYKKQNRGGVGQKGSTTRNEDFLEHLFVGTNHQYMLFFTQKGKCFWMRVYEIPEGSKTSKGRAIQNLINIESDDKVKAFICTQDLKDEEYINSHYVIMATKKGQVKKTSLEQYSRPRTNGINAITIKDNDELLEAKLTDGKSQVMLAVKSGKAIRFEEEKTRPMGRGASGVRGIRLADDKDEVIGMVAVNDMESNILVVSENGYGKRSKLDDYRITNRGGKGVKTISVTDKTGQLVAIKNVTDDDDLMIINKSGIAIRLSVEDLRVMGRATQGVRLINLKGKDSIAAVAKVMHDDDDVEDVDDNIEENNISLQNDGDASDGTTIDETNE; encoded by the coding sequence ATGGCAGAAGGAGAAAAGCTAATACCTATCAATATAGAGGATGAGATGAAGTCTGCATACATCGATTATTCGATGTCAGTGATTGTATCACGAGCACTTCCGGATGTTAGAGATGGTCTTAAACCAGTACACAGAAGAGTTTTATATGGTATGTATGAGTTAGGTGTTAAAGCCGGTAGTGCTCATAAGAAATCAGCAAGAATTGTTGGTGAGGTTCTTGGTAAATACCACCCTCACGGTGATACATCGGTTTATGACACAATGGTTCGTATGGCTCAAGAATGGAGTTTACGATATATGTTGGTAGATGGTCAAGGTAACTTTGGATCTGTAGATGGAGATAGTCCAGCAGCAATGCGTTATACAGAAGCAAGAATGCGAAAAATATCAGAAGATATGCTCGCGGATATTGACAAAGATACTGTTGATCATACATTTAATTTTGATGATACATTAAAGGAACCTACGGTTTTACCTAGTAGGGTGCCGGGATTACTGATTAATGGTGCTTCAGGTATTGCGGTAGGTATGGCTACAAATATGCCTCCTCATAATTTAACTGAAGTCGTAGATGGAACTATTGCTTACATTGAGAATAATGATATCGAGATAGATGAGCTTATTCAGCATATTAAAGCACCAGATTTTCCTACCGGAGGTATCATATATGGTTATGATGGGGTAAGAGAAGCTTTTAAAACTGGTAGAGGTAGGATCGTAATGCGTGCCAAAGCTAGTTTTGAAGAGGTTAATGGTAGAGAATGTATTATTGTGTCTGAAATACCTTATCAAGTGAATAAGGCAGATATGATAAAGAAGACTGCCGATCTTGTAAATGATAAGAAGATTGATGGTATTTCTACTATTAGAGATGAATCCGATAGAAAAGGAATGCGTATTGTTTATATCTTAAAAAGAGATGCAATACCTAATATAGTTCTTAATCTTTTATATAAATATACTGCTTTGCAGTCTTCATTTAGTGTTAATAATATTGCACTGGTAAATGGAAGACCACAGTTATTGAATGTAAAAGAAATGATTCATCATTTTGTCGAGCATAGACATGAAGTTGTTGTGCGAAGAACAAGATATGAGTTAAGAAAAGCGGAAGAAAGAGCGCATATACTAGAAGGTCTGATCATTGCTTCTGATAATATAGACGAAGTTATCAAATTGATTAGAGCGTCTTCTAATGCAGATGAAGCAAGGCAAAAACTTATTGATCGATTTAAACTCTCCGAAATACAGGCGAAGGCAATTGTGGAAATGCGTCTACGTCAGTTGACAGGTCTGGAGCAGGATAAATTACGTGCTGAGTATGATGAGTTAATGAAAACTATTGAAGATCTTAAAGACATTCTTGAGAAAAAAGAACGTCGAATGGATATCATTAAGGAAGAACTTATCGAAGTAAAAGATAAATATGGAGATGATCGTCGTTCTCAAATAGAATATGCAGGAGGAGATCTAAGTATTGAAGATATGATACCAAATGAGAAAGTAGTGATTACTATTTCTCATGCAGGTTATATTAAAAGGACTTCTCTTACAGAATATAAGAAACAGAATAGAGGAGGAGTTGGTCAGAAAGGAAGTACTACGCGTAATGAAGATTTCCTAGAACATCTTTTTGTAGGTACCAATCATCAATATATGTTGTTTTTTACCCAAAAAGGGAAATGTTTCTGGATGCGAGTTTATGAAATCCCTGAAGGAAGTAAGACATCAAAAGGTAGAGCAATACAAAACTTGATCAACATTGAGAGTGATGATAAGGTAAAAGCATTTATATGCACACAAGATCTGAAAGATGAAGAATACATTAATTCTCATTATGTCATAATGGCAACTAAAAAAGGTCAGGTGAAGAAAACTTCTCTAGAACAATATTCTAGACCGAGAACTAATGGTATAAACGCTATTACAATTAAGGATAATGATGAATTGTTAGAGGCAAAGCTTACTGATGGAAAAAGCCAGGTAATGCTTGCAGTTAAGTCTGGTAAAGCAATTCGTTTTGAAGAGGAGAAAACCAGGCCAATGGGACGTGGAGCATCAGGTGTGAGAGGTATTCGACTTGCAGATGATAAAGATGAGGTAATTGGAATGGTTGCTGTTAATGATATGGAAAGTAATATTCTAGTGGTTTCAGAAAATGGTTATGGAAAGCGCTCTAAACTAGATGATTACAGGATTACCAACAGAGGAGGGAAAGGAGTGAAGACTATTTCCGTTACTGATAAAACAGGACAATTGGTAGCTATCAAAAATGTTACCGATGATGATGATCTTATGATTATCAATAAATCAGGTATTGCTATTAGATTGTCTGTAGAAGACTTAAGAGTAATGGGACGTGCTACTCAAGGAGTTCGTTTAATTAATTTAAAAGGTAAAGACTCTATTGCGGCAGTAGCTAAAGTAATGCATGATGATGATGATGTAGAAGATGTAGATGATAATATTGAAGAAAATAATATATCTTTGCAAAATGATGGTGATGCTTCTGATGGCACGACTATTGATGAAACAAATGAATAA
- the rny gene encoding ribonuclease Y has protein sequence MDNIIFLIIAAVAGLVIGFIIAKVLERSRASEIIKSAKKTSQSIIREAKSEGETIKKDKILQAKEKFIELKSEHEKVILSRDKKMAEAEKRTRDKESQISNELSKGKKLNSELEQKIKDYNHRNEYLEKKQSELKKLHKSQVQQLEVISGLSAEEAKEQLVESLKEQAKTDSMALIQDTIEEAKLTAQQEAKKVIINTIQRIGTEEAVENCVSVFNIESDDVKGRIIGREGRNIRAIEAATGVEIIVDDTPEAIILSCFDSVRREVARLSLHKLVTDGRIHPARIEEIVKKTRKQIDEEIIEVGKRTVIDLGIHGLHPELIKTVGRMKYRSSYGQNLLQHSREVAKLCGVMASELGLNPKLAKRAGLLHDIGKVPDTETEVPHAILGMQWAEKYGEKPDVCNAIGAHHDEIEMTALISPIVQVCDAISGARPGARRQVLDSYIQRLKDLEDIAFGFNGVKKAYAIQAGRELRVIVESEKVNDERAASLSFEISQKIQTDMTYPGQVKITVIRETRAVNIAK, from the coding sequence ATGGATAACATTATATTTTTGATTATTGCAGCAGTGGCGGGTTTAGTGATAGGTTTTATTATTGCTAAAGTGTTAGAGCGCAGTAGAGCTTCAGAAATTATCAAAAGCGCTAAAAAAACATCTCAAAGTATTATTAGGGAAGCTAAAAGTGAAGGCGAGACGATTAAGAAGGATAAAATACTTCAGGCTAAAGAAAAATTTATAGAATTGAAATCGGAGCATGAAAAAGTGATTTTGTCTCGTGATAAAAAAATGGCTGAAGCGGAAAAGAGAACTAGAGATAAAGAATCTCAAATCTCTAACGAGCTTTCTAAAGGCAAGAAATTAAACTCTGAACTAGAGCAAAAGATTAAGGATTACAATCATCGTAATGAATATCTTGAGAAAAAACAAAGTGAATTAAAGAAGCTTCATAAAAGTCAAGTACAACAATTAGAAGTGATATCTGGATTGTCTGCAGAGGAAGCAAAAGAGCAGCTTGTAGAGTCTCTAAAAGAACAGGCAAAGACAGATTCTATGGCGCTAATACAGGATACCATAGAAGAAGCAAAATTAACTGCTCAGCAAGAGGCAAAGAAAGTTATTATAAATACGATACAACGAATAGGTACCGAAGAAGCTGTAGAGAATTGTGTATCCGTATTTAATATCGAAAGTGATGATGTAAAAGGGCGTATTATAGGTCGTGAAGGTAGAAATATTAGGGCTATAGAAGCGGCTACTGGTGTAGAAATTATTGTTGATGATACTCCTGAAGCAATTATATTATCTTGTTTTGATTCTGTAAGACGAGAGGTTGCTCGTCTATCTTTACATAAATTAGTAACCGATGGAAGAATACATCCTGCACGTATTGAGGAAATAGTTAAGAAAACTAGAAAACAAATTGATGAAGAGATTATAGAAGTAGGTAAAAGAACTGTTATTGATCTTGGAATTCATGGATTACACCCAGAGTTAATCAAAACTGTTGGTAGAATGAAATATCGTTCTTCTTATGGTCAAAACTTATTACAGCATTCTAGAGAAGTGGCAAAACTTTGTGGAGTTATGGCTTCAGAACTTGGGCTTAACCCAAAACTTGCTAAAAGAGCGGGGTTGTTACATGATATAGGTAAGGTGCCAGATACGGAAACTGAAGTTCCACATGCTATTCTAGGAATGCAATGGGCCGAAAAGTATGGTGAAAAACCGGATGTTTGTAATGCTATTGGTGCTCACCACGATGAAATAGAAATGACGGCGCTTATTTCGCCTATAGTTCAGGTTTGTGATGCGATTAGTGGAGCAAGACCTGGAGCTCGTCGACAGGTGTTGGATTCTTATATACAAAGGTTGAAGGATCTTGAGGATATTGCATTCGGATTTAACGGTGTTAAGAAGGCTTATGCAATTCAGGCGGGTAGAGAGTTACGTGTTATTGTAGAGAGTGAAAAAGTAAATGACGAAAGAGCAGCTAGTTTATCTTTTGAAATTTCTCAGAAAATTCAAACTGATATGACGTATCCTGGTCAAGTTAAGATTACAGTTATTAGAGAAACAAGGGCAGTAAATATTGCTAAATAA
- a CDS encoding cell division protein ZapA, with product MADKLKIKLSVADRVYPLTINPDQEEGLRKAAKKIEAMIKQFEQSYAVRDKQDVLAMCALQFAAQVEQKVIDKDSDEINVTGRLSALNTLLQDHLS from the coding sequence ATGGCAGATAAATTAAAAATCAAATTATCAGTTGCGGATAGAGTGTATCCACTTACTATTAATCCTGATCAAGAAGAAGGATTAAGGAAAGCAGCTAAAAAGATTGAAGCCATGATTAAACAATTTGAGCAAAGTTATGCAGTGAGAGATAAGCAAGATGTATTAGCAATGTGTGCTTTACAGTTTGCTGCACAAGTAGAACAAAAGGTTATAGATAAAGATAGTGATGAGATAAATGTAACGGGTCGATTAAGTGCCCTGAACACTTTGTTGCAAGATCATCTATCGTAA
- a CDS encoding M23 family metallopeptidase has protein sequence MRIITLFLVLNIGIGYCQKDIPKDYFINPLDIPLAVSGTYGELRSNHFHSGIDLKTEGQEGLKVYAAADGTITRIKISHFGYGKAMYISHPNGYTSVYAHLQKFSPEIEAYIKKRQYAKESYEIELFPKAGALSVKKGEVVAYSGNTGGSGGPHLHFEIRDAKARPMNPMSFGIDIKDTKKPTINSVWIYSLDENSHVNGDQQPTKLRLIPLDDGNFKAEGVNAIGKIGIGVSTIDQQNLAANKNGVYKISTELNGQENFALEMKRFSFSETRYINRLIDYPYYKKNRSRITKLFIEKNNPLTIYKNTIDKGIFNVEDSLSYTAKVLVKDFKDNTAEISIPIQGKQLAEISKKEIIKTPYLVKPTENFTFNSGIFDLYIPKGSLYEHAYLDIQANGDTIKIHQDEIPLHKNMTIVFDVSNYSESDKKKLYIGRLGYNNQHYHVKTNKKNNRFSTRTRTLGSYSLFTDLNKPTIVPINVSDKKWMSKADFLKIKIDDADSGVKSYRATINGKFILMEYDYKTGMLVYDFNDKIITETENKFKLIVLDKVGNNATFETTFFRKP, from the coding sequence ATGCGCATAATAACATTATTTTTAGTACTCAATATTGGAATCGGGTACTGTCAAAAAGACATTCCGAAAGACTATTTCATAAATCCTCTAGATATTCCTCTTGCGGTTTCCGGAACTTATGGAGAATTAAGATCTAATCATTTTCATTCTGGTATAGATTTAAAAACGGAGGGGCAAGAAGGATTAAAAGTATATGCAGCTGCAGACGGCACTATTACCAGAATAAAAATTTCTCATTTTGGATATGGAAAAGCAATGTACATATCGCACCCTAACGGCTACACCTCTGTGTATGCACACCTTCAAAAATTTTCTCCTGAAATAGAAGCATATATTAAAAAAAGGCAATACGCAAAGGAATCGTATGAAATCGAGCTTTTTCCGAAGGCCGGAGCTCTATCTGTTAAAAAAGGAGAAGTAGTTGCTTATAGCGGTAACACAGGAGGTAGTGGTGGTCCACATTTACATTTTGAAATAAGAGATGCAAAGGCAAGACCAATGAACCCTATGAGTTTTGGTATTGATATCAAGGACACTAAAAAACCAACAATTAATAGTGTTTGGATCTACAGTCTTGATGAAAACTCTCATGTTAACGGAGACCAGCAACCGACAAAATTAAGATTAATACCATTAGATGATGGTAATTTTAAGGCAGAAGGTGTTAACGCAATAGGAAAAATAGGAATTGGTGTTTCTACAATAGATCAGCAAAACTTGGCAGCCAATAAAAATGGGGTCTATAAGATTTCGACAGAGCTAAATGGTCAAGAAAATTTTGCTTTGGAAATGAAACGGTTTTCGTTTTCGGAGACTCGTTATATTAATAGATTAATTGATTATCCATACTATAAAAAGAATCGTAGCAGGATTACCAAGCTATTTATTGAAAAAAACAATCCACTTACTATCTATAAAAACACTATTGATAAAGGCATTTTTAACGTAGAAGATAGTTTATCGTATACGGCTAAAGTTTTAGTCAAGGATTTTAAGGACAATACTGCCGAAATTAGCATCCCAATACAGGGAAAGCAACTTGCTGAAATTTCAAAAAAAGAGATTATCAAAACACCATATTTAGTCAAGCCAACCGAAAACTTCACATTTAATTCTGGAATTTTTGATTTATACATCCCTAAAGGTAGTTTATACGAACATGCATATTTGGATATTCAAGCTAATGGTGATACTATCAAAATTCATCAAGACGAAATTCCATTACATAAAAACATGACGATTGTATTTGATGTTTCTAATTATAGTGAGTCGGATAAGAAAAAGCTATATATTGGAAGATTAGGATATAATAACCAACATTATCACGTAAAAACAAATAAAAAAAACAATCGTTTTTCTACAAGAACCAGAACTTTAGGTAGTTACTCCTTATTCACTGATCTTAATAAACCAACCATAGTTCCAATCAATGTGTCTGACAAAAAATGGATGTCTAAAGCTGATTTTTTAAAGATTAAGATAGATGACGCTGATTCTGGTGTAAAAAGTTACAGAGCTACTATCAACGGGAAATTCATTTTGATGGAATATGATTACAAAACCGGAATGCTGGTTTATGATTTTAATGACAAAATAATTACTGAAACAGAAAATAAATTTAAACTTATTGTGTTAGATAAAGTAGGAAATAATGCTACATTTGAAACAACATTCTTTAGAAAACCGTAA
- a CDS encoding ATP-dependent Clp protease ATP-binding subunit produces the protein MDDNFSPRVKDVIAYSKEEALRLGHDFIGTEHLMLGLLRDGSGKAISILDALDIDLTNLRRKVEILSPANPNVAVATNEKKNLHLTRQAERALKTTFLEAKLFQSSSINTAHLLLCILRNENDPTTKLLNKLKVDYDNVKDQFKFMIANEEEYIENPKAESFSEDDDMTGDASKENPFNSPTGGTKANKKSKTPVLDNFGRDLTAMAEEGKLDPVVGRTKEIERVSQILSRRKKNNPLLIGEPGVGKSAIAEGLALRIIKRKVSRILFDKRVVTLDLASLVAGTKYRGQFEERMKAVMNELEKNDDIILFIDEIHTIVGAGGATGSLDASNMFKPALARGEIQCIGATTLDEYRQYIEKDGALERRFQKVIVEPTNIEETIEILENIKEKYEEHHNVSYTDAAIQACVKLTNRYMTDRFLPDKAIDALDEAGSRVHITNIDVPKKILDLEKKLEEVRELKNSVVKKQKYEEAAKLRDDEKNLEKELAQAQEQWEKDSKLHKEIVDEESVADVVSMMTGIPVNRIAQTESNKLAELPNLIKGKVIGQDDAVSKVVKAIQRNRAGLKDPNKPIGSFIFLGQTGVGKTQLAKVLARELFDSEDTLIRIDMSEYMEKFAVSRLIGAPPGYVGYEEGGQLTEKVRRKPYAVILLDEIEKAHPDVFNMMLQVLDDGYLTDSLGRKIDFRNAIIIMTSNIGARKLKDFGQGVGFGTSAKKTQSDSYAKGVIENALKKAFAPEFLNRVDDVIVFNALEREDIHKIIDIELEKLYGRISDLGYDLSLSEKAKDYITEKGFDKQYGARPLKRAIQKYIEDALAEEIISAQLQEGDSIFMDLDEDSNELTIKIKKAEKPAES, from the coding sequence ATGGATGACAATTTTTCACCAAGAGTCAAAGATGTGATTGCATACAGTAAAGAGGAAGCGCTAAGATTAGGGCACGATTTTATTGGCACAGAACATCTGATGTTAGGACTATTACGTGATGGAAGTGGGAAAGCAATTAGTATATTGGATGCGTTAGATATAGATTTAACAAATTTGAGAAGAAAAGTTGAAATTCTAAGCCCCGCAAACCCTAACGTAGCAGTAGCTACAAATGAAAAAAAGAATTTACATTTAACAAGACAAGCAGAAAGAGCACTTAAAACTACTTTTTTAGAAGCAAAGTTATTTCAAAGCTCTTCTATTAATACTGCACATTTGTTATTATGTATATTAAGAAATGAAAACGACCCCACGACTAAGCTTTTAAATAAGCTAAAAGTGGATTATGATAATGTTAAAGATCAATTTAAATTTATGATTGCTAACGAAGAAGAATATATAGAAAACCCAAAGGCAGAGTCATTTTCTGAGGACGATGATATGACTGGGGATGCATCAAAAGAGAATCCTTTTAACTCTCCAACTGGCGGAACTAAAGCCAATAAGAAATCTAAAACTCCGGTATTAGATAATTTCGGTAGAGATTTAACTGCTATGGCAGAAGAAGGAAAACTAGATCCAGTAGTAGGGCGAACAAAGGAAATAGAACGTGTTTCCCAAATTCTTAGTAGAAGAAAGAAAAACAATCCACTATTAATTGGTGAACCAGGTGTTGGAAAGTCTGCTATTGCTGAAGGTTTAGCGCTGAGGATTATTAAACGAAAAGTATCTCGAATACTGTTTGACAAACGCGTGGTAACGCTAGATTTAGCTAGCCTAGTGGCTGGTACAAAATATAGAGGTCAGTTCGAAGAGCGAATGAAAGCAGTAATGAATGAATTAGAAAAAAATGATGATATCATTCTTTTTATAGATGAAATTCATACAATTGTAGGAGCTGGTGGCGCTACAGGAAGTCTAGACGCTTCTAATATGTTTAAGCCCGCATTAGCTAGAGGAGAAATACAATGTATTGGAGCCACTACTTTAGATGAATATAGACAATATATTGAAAAAGATGGTGCTCTAGAAAGACGTTTCCAAAAAGTTATAGTAGAGCCTACAAATATTGAAGAAACTATAGAGATTCTTGAAAATATAAAGGAAAAATATGAAGAACATCATAATGTAAGCTATACTGATGCAGCGATTCAAGCATGTGTTAAGCTTACTAACAGATACATGACAGACCGCTTTTTACCGGATAAAGCTATAGATGCTTTAGACGAAGCAGGATCAAGAGTGCATATCACAAACATCGATGTTCCTAAAAAGATTCTTGACTTAGAGAAAAAGCTCGAAGAAGTTAGAGAACTTAAGAATAGTGTTGTAAAAAAACAGAAGTACGAAGAAGCTGCTAAGCTTAGAGATGATGAAAAAAATCTTGAAAAAGAATTAGCTCAAGCACAAGAACAATGGGAGAAAGATTCTAAACTTCATAAAGAAATTGTTGATGAGGAAAGCGTAGCTGATGTAGTATCGATGATGACCGGTATACCCGTTAATCGTATCGCTCAAACTGAAAGCAACAAACTTGCTGAATTACCAAATCTCATAAAAGGAAAGGTTATTGGTCAAGATGATGCGGTTTCTAAAGTTGTTAAAGCAATTCAACGTAATCGTGCAGGTCTAAAAGACCCTAACAAACCGATTGGATCCTTTATATTTCTAGGACAGACCGGTGTTGGTAAAACTCAACTCGCCAAGGTGCTTGCAAGAGAACTTTTTGATAGCGAAGACACACTTATTCGTATAGATATGAGTGAGTATATGGAAAAATTTGCTGTTTCCAGACTTATTGGAGCTCCTCCAGGATATGTTGGCTACGAAGAAGGCGGACAACTTACTGAAAAAGTAAGAAGAAAACCATATGCCGTGATTTTATTGGATGAAATAGAAAAAGCGCACCCTGATGTATTCAACATGATGCTACAAGTATTAGATGATGGATATTTAACAGATAGCCTTGGTCGAAAAATTGATTTCAGGAATGCAATCATTATTATGACATCTAACATTGGAGCTCGTAAACTTAAAGATTTCGGACAAGGCGTTGGTTTTGGAACTAGCGCAAAAAAGACTCAATCAGACAGTTATGCAAAAGGTGTTATTGAAAATGCTTTGAAGAAGGCATTCGCTCCAGAATTTTTAAATCGAGTTGATGATGTAATTGTATTTAACGCATTAGAGCGTGAAGATATCCATAAAATTATTGATATCGAGTTAGAAAAACTATACGGACGAATTAGCGATCTTGGATATGATTTAAGCCTAAGCGAAAAAGCAAAGGACTACATCACTGAAAAAGGATTTGATAAACAGTATGGAGCAAGACCTCTTAAAAGAGCGATTCAAAAGTATATCGAAGATGCATTGGCAGAAGAAATTATTAGCGCTCAATTGCAAGAAGGCGACAGTATTTTCATGGATCTAGATGAAGATTCCAATGAATTAACAATTAAAATTAAGAAAGCCGAAAAGCCGGCAGAATCTTAA
- a CDS encoding tetratricopeptide repeat protein codes for MRTKFIIAFFLTISAIGFSQKKGLRAATKALKSGNLEVANDALKAVEGQLDIADEKMKAQFYLLKGQLGAASKDKSLEKIEDAAMAYAKVIEIEEASGSKKYSAQADTGIQTLRQALIEEAVADQKAGKNKEAADKLYLGYKTKKTDTSYLYFAASNAVNGKDYDAALKYYNELVDLGYKGVEDRFTATNKETGEIDNFDSKQLRDFSVKAGTHIKPEASKTESRRSEITKNLALIYINQGKDEEAIKAMEAAKKENPNDPALMQEEANMFYKLGNIAKYQELMEKIVANDPENPNLLYNLGVSASRLGDNEKAIEYYKKALEVKPDYASAQINIAAIILSGETALNEEMNSLGTSNADYKRFDILKKQKQDLYRDAIPYLEGALESKPDNVDAVRTLMQIFYQLDDPKAEDMKNKLKALEGGN; via the coding sequence ATGAGAACTAAATTTATTATAGCATTTTTTCTAACTATAAGTGCTATTGGATTTTCACAAAAAAAAGGACTTAGGGCAGCAACAAAAGCATTAAAGTCTGGTAATCTAGAAGTAGCAAATGATGCATTAAAAGCTGTAGAAGGACAGTTAGATATTGCAGATGAAAAAATGAAAGCGCAATTCTATTTGCTAAAAGGACAACTTGGAGCGGCATCTAAAGATAAGTCATTAGAAAAAATTGAAGATGCTGCAATGGCTTATGCTAAAGTTATAGAAATAGAAGAAGCATCTGGTAGTAAAAAATATTCTGCACAAGCAGATACAGGAATCCAGACACTTCGTCAAGCTTTAATTGAAGAAGCAGTAGCAGATCAGAAAGCTGGTAAAAATAAGGAAGCCGCAGATAAACTTTATTTAGGATATAAAACAAAGAAAACAGATACTTCGTATCTATATTTTGCTGCATCCAATGCGGTAAATGGAAAAGATTATGATGCTGCTTTAAAATATTATAATGAGTTAGTGGATCTTGGATATAAAGGAGTTGAAGATCGTTTTACAGCTACTAATAAAGAAACTGGAGAAATAGATAATTTCGATTCTAAACAATTAAGAGATTTCTCTGTTAAGGCGGGTACGCATATAAAGCCAGAAGCGTCTAAAACAGAATCTAGAAGGTCAGAGATTACAAAAAACTTAGCGCTAATCTACATCAATCAAGGTAAAGATGAAGAAGCGATTAAGGCGATGGAAGCAGCTAAGAAAGAGAATCCTAACGATCCTGCTTTAATGCAAGAAGAAGCTAATATGTTTTACAAATTAGGTAATATTGCTAAATATCAGGAATTAATGGAGAAGATAGTTGCAAATGATCCTGAAAATCCTAATCTACTTTATAATCTAGGAGTAAGTGCATCACGCCTTGGAGATAATGAAAAAGCGATAGAATACTATAAAAAAGCTTTAGAGGTAAAACCTGATTATGCTTCTGCACAAATAAATATAGCAGCGATTATTTTAAGTGGTGAGACTGCTCTTAATGAAGAAATGAATAGCTTAGGTACATCTAATGCTGATTATAAGAGATTTGATATTCTTAAAAAGCAAAAACAAGATTTATATAGAGATGCGATTCCATATTTAGAAGGTGCTTTAGAATCTAAGCCAGATAATGTTGATGCAGTTCGTACTTTAATGCAGATTTTTTATCAATTAGATGATCCAAAAGCAGAGGACATGAAAAACAAACTTAAAGCTTTAGAAGGAGGTAATTAA
- a CDS encoding glyoxalase, with product MENRESNLLAIRPKILNARVSENMSDDEQFQNKTIRPIIKLQGELLIEVFRNYIKKRKNTFYELTLEKRLLYIDNAIQKDMKLRNSLKGMIIGQFTVDEYLTYIKNSSALNKRMMSIVRERLHSNIQLLEQSLTSY from the coding sequence ATGGAAAACAGGGAATCCAATTTACTGGCAATACGTCCAAAAATTTTAAACGCAAGAGTTTCTGAAAACATGTCGGACGACGAGCAATTTCAGAACAAAACAATCAGGCCCATAATCAAATTACAGGGCGAATTATTAATTGAAGTCTTCAGAAATTATATAAAAAAAAGAAAAAACACTTTTTATGAATTAACTTTAGAAAAACGCTTACTTTATATTGATAACGCTATTCAAAAGGACATGAAATTAAGGAATAGTCTGAAAGGAATGATTATAGGTCAGTTTACTGTAGATGAATACTTGACATATATAAAAAATTCTTCTGCTCTAAACAAAAGGATGATGAGCATTGTTAGAGAACGTCTACATAGTAACATTCAATTATTAGAACAGAGTCTAACTTCCTATTAG
- a CDS encoding STAS/SEC14 domain-containing protein has product MTEYYDLGFAKVEIKDDFLKNTIAEGFLVKPEHNKLLLEFVKKYFNNKPFVYISNRINSYSVDPTVYHETTKIDNLIGIAVVSKNHRQRKLTELESKFFQKRIKYFTDISRALEWKNELLEKNIDF; this is encoded by the coding sequence ATGACAGAATACTATGATTTAGGTTTTGCTAAGGTAGAAATCAAAGACGATTTTTTAAAAAACACTATTGCTGAAGGCTTTTTAGTTAAGCCAGAGCACAACAAATTGTTGCTAGAATTTGTCAAGAAATATTTTAACAACAAACCCTTTGTGTACATCTCTAACAGAATCAATTCATATTCAGTAGATCCAACAGTATATCACGAAACCACAAAAATTGATAATCTTATCGGTATAGCGGTTGTTTCAAAAAATCATAGACAACGAAAGTTGACAGAATTAGAAAGTAAATTTTTTCAAAAAAGAATAAAATATTTCACAGATATAAGCAGAGCATTAGAATGGAAAAATGAGCTATTAGAAAAAAATATCGATTTTTAA